The following are encoded together in the Xanthobacter autotrophicus Py2 genome:
- a CDS encoding Amidohydrolase AtzE type (TIGRFAM: Amidohydrolase AtzE type~PFAM: Amidase~KEGG: rpa:RPA1469 possible glutamyl-tRNA (Gln) amidotransferase subunit A), with amino-acid sequence MNAPINAPINATADAASLATASAAEIATAVASGAVTARAMIEATLARIAAVDPKVNAFTDLTAERARASADRIDARRAAGAPLGPLAGAPFAVKNLFDVKGLPTRAGSKINRDLSPADGDATLIAKLEAADAVLVGALNMGEYAYDFTGENVHDGASRNPHDLTRMTGGSSGGSGAAVAAGLVPIALGSDTNGSIRVPSSLCGTFGLKPTYGRLTRGGSFPFVTALDHLGPLGRSVADLAAFYDAMQGEDARDPGQTPRPFEPVSGLIGQGADGLRIAIAGGWFRSRALPEAFAAVDHVAASLGVTQVVDIPDAARARASAFIITAAEGASLHARRLAARAEDFDPAVRDRLFAGLAIPASWVDAAQRFRRHFHGEMMKLFQTHDVLLAPTTPSRAPKLGQKTFVLDGEEMLVRPNMGLFTQPISFIGLPVVAVPVRVDAGDAPELPLAVQVIAPPWREDLALRVAATLERAGVAAAPVASL; translated from the coding sequence ATGAACGCCCCGATCAACGCCCCGATAAATGCAACCGCCGACGCCGCCAGCCTTGCCACCGCCTCCGCCGCCGAGATCGCGACGGCCGTCGCCTCCGGCGCCGTCACCGCACGCGCGATGATCGAGGCGACGCTGGCGCGCATCGCCGCTGTCGATCCCAAGGTGAACGCCTTCACCGACCTGACCGCCGAGCGCGCCCGCGCAAGCGCCGACCGCATCGATGCCCGCCGCGCCGCCGGCGCCCCGCTGGGGCCCCTCGCTGGCGCGCCCTTCGCGGTGAAGAACCTGTTCGACGTGAAGGGCTTGCCCACCCGCGCTGGCTCGAAGATCAACCGCGACCTCAGCCCGGCGGATGGCGACGCCACCCTGATCGCGAAGCTGGAAGCCGCCGACGCGGTGCTGGTGGGCGCCCTCAACATGGGCGAATACGCCTATGACTTCACCGGCGAGAATGTCCATGACGGCGCCTCGCGCAACCCCCACGACCTCACCCGCATGACGGGTGGTTCGTCCGGCGGCTCGGGCGCGGCGGTGGCGGCGGGGCTGGTGCCCATCGCGCTTGGCTCCGACACCAACGGCTCCATCCGCGTGCCGTCCTCCCTGTGTGGTACGTTCGGGCTGAAGCCCACCTATGGCCGCCTGACGCGCGGCGGCAGCTTTCCCTTCGTGACGGCGCTGGACCATCTCGGTCCGCTGGGCCGCTCGGTGGCGGACCTTGCCGCCTTCTATGACGCCATGCAGGGCGAGGATGCGCGCGACCCGGGCCAGACGCCGCGCCCGTTCGAGCCGGTCTCCGGGCTCATTGGGCAGGGGGCTGACGGCCTGCGCATAGCCATCGCCGGCGGCTGGTTCCGCTCGCGGGCGCTGCCGGAGGCATTTGCGGCGGTAGACCACGTTGCCGCCAGCCTCGGCGTCACCCAAGTGGTGGACATTCCCGACGCCGCCCGTGCCCGCGCCTCGGCCTTCATCATAACGGCGGCGGAGGGGGCAAGCCTTCATGCCCGGCGCCTTGCCGCCCGCGCCGAAGATTTCGATCCGGCCGTGCGCGACCGCCTGTTCGCCGGCCTTGCCATTCCCGCCTCCTGGGTGGATGCGGCCCAGCGCTTCCGCCGCCATTTCCATGGCGAGATGATGAAGCTGTTCCAGACCCACGACGTGCTGCTCGCCCCCACCACCCCCAGCCGGGCGCCGAAGCTGGGGCAGAAGACCTTCGTGCTCGACGGCGAGGAGATGCTGGTGCGGCCCAACATGGGCCTGTTCACCCAGCCCATCTCCTTCATCGGCCTGCCGGTGGTGGCGGTGCCGGTGCGGGTGGATGCGGGCGACGCGCCGGAGCTGCCGCTGGCGGTCCAGGTCATCGCCCCGCCGTGGCGGGAGGATCTGGCGTTGCGCGTTGCGGCGACGTTGGAACGGGCCGGCGTCGCCGCCGCGCCCGTGGCCTCACTTTGA